A region of Anolis sagrei isolate rAnoSag1 chromosome 2, rAnoSag1.mat, whole genome shotgun sequence DNA encodes the following proteins:
- the GPR27 gene encoding probable G-protein coupled receptor 27: MANSTELGGSSSVPHLPGGLLSTSGLKLASLGLILCLSLAGNGLCAWLILKERPLHRAPYYLLLDLCLADGLRSLACFPFVMLSVRSGAGAWPHGPLSCKVLAFLAVLFCFHAAFLLFCVGVTRYMAVAHHRFYAKRVTGWACLAVVCMVWTLSVAMAFPPVFDVGTYRFIREEEQCIFEHRYVKANDTLGFMLMLAAVVAATHLVYVKLLFFIHGHRKMKPAQLVPAISQNWTFHGPGATGQAAANWTAGFGRGPTPPTLVGIRQNATHSQIKRLLVLEEFKMEKRICKMFYMITLLFLLLWSPYIVACYLRVFVKASAIPQVYLTTSVWMTFAQAGVNPILCFIFNRELRVCFRAHFLCCQSIQNTQGTLLCDLKNFGM, encoded by the coding sequence ATGGCGAACTCAACCGAGCTGGGCGGGAGCAGCAGCGTGCCCCACTTGCCTGGAGGCCTCCTGAGCACCTCGGGCCTGAAGCTGGCCTCGCTGGGCCTCATCCTGTGCCTCAGCTTGGCGGGCAACGGCCTCTGTGCTTGGCTGATCCTCAAGGAGCGTCCCCTGCACCGAGCACCCTACTACCTGCTGCTGGACCTGTGTCTGGCGGACGGACTGCGCTCACTGGCCTGCTTCCCCTTTGTCATGCTCTCGGTGCGCAGCGGGGCTGGGGCCTGGCCCCATGGGCCGCTCAGCTGCAAGGTGCTGGCCTTTCTGGCCGTGCTTTTCTGCTTCCATGCCGCCTTCCTGCTCTTCTGCGTGGGCGTCACCCGCTACATGGCCGTGGCCCACCACCGCTTCTATGCCAAGCGGGTGACGGGCTGGGCCTGCCTGGCGGTGGTCTGCATGGTCTGGACCCTCTCGGTGGCCATGGCCTTCCCGCCTGTCTTTGACGTGGGCACCTACCGCTTCATCCGGGAGGAGGAGCAGTGCATCTTTGAGCACCGCTACGTCAAGGCCAACGACACGCTGGGCTTCATGCTCATGTTGGCTGCCGTGGTCGCCGCCACCCACTTGGTCTACGTCAagctcctcttcttcatccacgGCCACCGCAAGATGAAGCCTGCCCAGTTGGTGCCGGCCATCAGCCAGAATTGGACCTTCCATGGGCCAGGGGCCACCGGGCAGGCGGCCGCCAACTGGACGGCTGGCTTTGGTCGCGGTCCCACCCCTCCAACCCTGGTGGGCATCCGCCAGAATGCCACCCACAGCCAGATTAAGCGGCTGCTGGTCTTGGAGGAGTTCAAGATGGAGAAGCGGATCTGCAAGATGTTCTACATGATCACCCTGCTCTTCTTGCTGCTGTGGTCCCCTTACATTGTGGCCTGTTACTTGCGGGTCTTCGTCAAGGCCAGCGCCATCCCCCAGGTCTACCTGACCACCTCAGTCTGGATGACCTTTGCCCAGGCTGGGGTCAACCCTATCCTGTGCTTCATCTTCAACAGGGAGCTCAGGGTCTGCTTCAGAGCCCACTTCCTCTGCTGCCAAAGCATACAGAACACCCAAGGCACCCTTCTGTGTGATCTGAAGAATTTTGGGATGTAG